A section of the Thermoanaerobaculia bacterium genome encodes:
- a CDS encoding low specificity L-threonine aldolase: MALPREFASDNTAPVHPAVLAALTAANEGPSPAYGFDSWTARAVDWFRQQFGGDTAVFPVWNGTGANVVALRALTRPWQAVVCTEQAHIQVDECGAPELLAGCKLLDVPTRDGKLTPAMLRESMRGVGDFHHVQPAVVSITQVTEYGTVYTREELVALCAAARDLGLRVHMDGARIANAAAALGLPLRAFTRDAGVDILSFGATKNGAMGAEAVVVFDPGLAGEMLFLRKQSMQLPSKMRYLSAQFLALAEDDLWLANARHANAMAQRLAAGVRTIPGVEITQKVEASAVFATLPRAVSERLQQRFHFYFWNHSPEEVRWMTSWATNAEDVDELVAAIQAEMAKAPG, encoded by the coding sequence TTGGCCCTGCCGCGCGAGTTTGCCAGCGACAACACGGCACCGGTCCATCCGGCGGTGCTCGCGGCCTTGACGGCCGCCAACGAGGGCCCGAGTCCGGCCTACGGCTTCGACTCCTGGACCGCCCGGGCGGTCGACTGGTTCCGACAGCAGTTCGGCGGCGATACCGCGGTCTTCCCGGTGTGGAACGGCACCGGCGCCAATGTGGTCGCTCTGCGTGCCCTCACCCGGCCCTGGCAGGCGGTCGTCTGCACGGAGCAGGCGCACATACAGGTCGACGAGTGCGGCGCGCCGGAGCTCCTCGCGGGGTGCAAGCTCCTCGACGTCCCCACCCGGGACGGCAAGCTCACGCCGGCGATGCTCCGGGAGTCGATGCGGGGAGTCGGCGACTTTCATCACGTCCAGCCGGCGGTGGTGTCGATCACGCAGGTGACCGAGTACGGCACGGTCTACACCCGCGAGGAGCTCGTCGCCCTGTGCGCCGCGGCGCGCGACCTGGGACTCCGGGTCCACATGGACGGCGCGCGCATCGCCAACGCGGCGGCCGCTCTCGGTCTCCCCCTGCGCGCCTTCACCCGGGACGCCGGCGTCGACATCCTCTCCTTCGGTGCCACCAAGAACGGCGCCATGGGCGCCGAGGCGGTCGTCGTCTTCGACCCGGGCCTCGCCGGCGAGATGCTCTTCCTGCGCAAGCAGTCGATGCAGCTCCCCTCGAAGATGCGCTACCTCTCGGCGCAGTTCCTCGCCCTCGCCGAAGACGATCTCTGGCTGGCGAACGCCCGGCACGCGAATGCCATGGCCCAGCGCCTCGCCGCCGGCGTGCGGACGATCCCCGGCGTCGAGATCACCCAGAAGGTCGAAGCCAGCGCCGTCTTCGCCACCCTGCCGCGCGCAGTCAGCGAGCGCCTGCAGCAGCGCTTCCACTTCTACTTCTGGAACCACTCCCCCGAGGAGGTCCGCTGGATGACCAGCTGGGCCACGAACGCCGAAGATGTCGACGAGCTCGTCGCCGCAATCCAGGCGGAGATGGCGAAGGCCCCCGGCTGA